A genomic window from Mesorhizobium sp. 131-2-1 includes:
- the parC gene encoding DNA topoisomerase IV subunit A, whose protein sequence is MGKRLLPPSDGGGDHIEPVDLKKALEERYLAYALSTIMHRALPDVRDGLKPVHRRIMHAMRLLRLNPDQGFAKCARIVGEVMGKFHPHGDQSIYDALVRLAQDFSMRYPLVDGQGNFGNIDGDNAAAMRYTEARMTDVATELLAGITEDAVDYRPTYNEEDEEPVVLPGAFPNLLANGSSGIAVGMATSIPPHNAAELCDAALHLIENPDAPVTALMEFVQGPDFPTGGIIVDSRASILEAYETGRGGFRVRAKWNQEDQGRGTWSIVVTEIPYGVQKARLIEKIAELLMARKLPLLEDVRDESAEDIRVVLVPKSRTVDPGILMESLFKLTELESRFPLNMNVLSRGKVPNVLSLKGVLKEWLEHRRDVLIRRSKHRLGEIEKRLEILAGYLIAYLNIDEVIRIIREEDEPKQVMMARWSLTDTQAEAILNMRLRALRKLEEIEIRKEFDGLTAEKKQIEALLASSVKQWATIKWEVTSIRDKFGPETELGRRRTQFADAPEHDLTDIAHAMIEREPVTVVVSEKGWLRAMKGHLTDHSQFTFKEGDSLKLAFHAQTTDKILVFTTGGKFYTIGADRLPGGRGHGEPIRIIVDMENDQDIVTAFVHDPKRKLLLVSYDANGFIVPEEEVVANTRKGKQVMNVKAPDEAKRCIPLTGDHLAIVGENRKMLVFPLAEIPEMTRGKGVRLQKYKDGGVLDIKPFTLETGLSWQDSADRTFSRSREELAEWIGARAAAGRMVPKGFPRTGKFG, encoded by the coding sequence ATGGGAAAAAGGCTTTTGCCGCCTTCGGATGGCGGCGGTGACCACATCGAACCGGTCGATCTGAAGAAGGCGCTCGAGGAGCGCTATCTCGCCTATGCGCTGTCGACCATCATGCACCGGGCACTGCCGGATGTGCGCGACGGGCTGAAGCCGGTCCATCGCCGCATCATGCATGCCATGCGGCTCTTGAGGCTCAACCCCGACCAGGGCTTCGCCAAATGCGCCCGCATCGTCGGCGAGGTGATGGGCAAGTTCCACCCGCATGGCGACCAGTCGATCTACGACGCGCTGGTCAGGCTGGCGCAGGATTTCTCGATGCGCTACCCGCTCGTCGACGGGCAGGGCAATTTCGGCAATATCGACGGCGATAACGCCGCCGCCATGCGCTACACCGAAGCGCGCATGACCGACGTGGCGACGGAATTGCTCGCCGGCATCACCGAGGACGCCGTCGACTACCGCCCGACCTACAATGAGGAGGACGAGGAGCCGGTCGTGCTGCCCGGCGCCTTCCCGAACCTGCTCGCCAACGGCTCGTCCGGCATCGCCGTCGGCATGGCGACCTCCATCCCGCCGCACAACGCCGCCGAGCTTTGCGACGCGGCTCTGCATCTGATCGAGAACCCCGATGCGCCGGTGACGGCGCTGATGGAATTCGTCCAGGGGCCGGATTTCCCGACCGGCGGCATCATCGTCGACAGCCGCGCCTCGATCCTCGAAGCCTATGAGACCGGCCGCGGCGGCTTCCGCGTCAGGGCGAAATGGAACCAGGAGGACCAGGGCCGGGGCACGTGGAGCATCGTCGTCACCGAGATACCCTACGGCGTTCAGAAGGCCAGGCTGATCGAGAAGATCGCCGAGCTCCTGATGGCGCGCAAGCTGCCGCTGCTCGAAGACGTCCGGGACGAGAGCGCCGAGGACATCCGCGTCGTTCTGGTGCCCAAGAGCCGCACCGTCGATCCCGGCATCCTGATGGAATCGCTGTTCAAGCTGACCGAGCTCGAAAGCCGCTTCCCGCTCAACATGAACGTGCTGTCGCGCGGCAAGGTGCCCAACGTGCTGTCGCTGAAGGGCGTGCTCAAGGAATGGCTGGAGCACCGCCGCGACGTGCTCATCCGCCGCTCGAAGCACCGCCTCGGCGAGATCGAGAAGCGCCTCGAGATCCTCGCCGGCTACCTGATCGCCTACCTCAACATCGACGAGGTCATCAGGATCATCCGCGAGGAGGACGAGCCCAAGCAGGTGATGATGGCCCGCTGGTCGCTCACCGACACCCAGGCTGAAGCCATCCTCAACATGCGCCTGCGCGCCCTGCGCAAGCTGGAAGAGATCGAGATCCGCAAGGAGTTCGACGGGCTCACCGCCGAGAAGAAGCAGATCGAGGCGCTGCTGGCGTCCAGCGTCAAGCAGTGGGCGACGATCAAGTGGGAAGTCACCAGCATCCGCGACAAGTTCGGTCCGGAGACCGAGCTCGGCAGGCGCCGCACCCAGTTCGCCGACGCGCCCGAGCATGACCTGACCGATATCGCGCACGCCATGATCGAGCGCGAGCCGGTCACCGTTGTCGTCTCCGAGAAGGGCTGGCTGCGGGCGATGAAGGGCCACCTCACCGACCATTCGCAATTCACCTTCAAGGAAGGCGACAGCCTCAAGCTCGCCTTCCACGCCCAGACCACCGACAAGATCCTGGTCTTCACCACGGGCGGCAAGTTCTACACCATCGGCGCCGACCGGCTGCCGGGCGGGCGCGGCCATGGCGAGCCGATCCGCATCATCGTCGACATGGAGAACGACCAGGACATCGTCACCGCTTTCGTGCACGACCCGAAGCGCAAGCTGCTGCTCGTCTCCTACGACGCCAACGGCTTCATCGTGCCGGAGGAGGAGGTCGTCGCCAACACCCGCAAGGGCAAGCAGGTGATGAACGTCAAGGCGCCCGACGAGGCCAAGCGCTGCATACCGCTCACCGGCGACCACCTCGCCATTGTCGGCGAAAACCGCAAGATGCTGGTGTTCCCGCTTGCCGAGATCCCGGAGATGACGCGCGGCAAGGGCGTGCGCCTGCAGAAATACAAGGATGGCGGCGTGCTGGACATCAAGCCCTTCACGCTGGAGACCGGCCTGTCGTGGCAGGATTCGGCCGACCGCACCTTTAGCCGCTCGCGCGAGGAGCTGGCCGAATGGATCGGCGCCCGCGCCGCCGCCGGCCGCATGGTGCCGAAGGGCTTCCCGAGGACGGGCAAGTTCGGGTGA
- the aspS gene encoding aspartate--tRNA ligase yields MHRYRSHTCAQLRKSDVGAAVRLSGWVHRVRDHGGLLFIDLRDHYGLTQIVADPDSPAFQIAETVRGEWVIRVDGEVKARLPETANANLPTGEIEIFAREIEVLSAAKELPLPVFGEPDYPEDIRLKYRFLDLRRETLHRNIVARTKIIAEMRKRMGEVGFTEFSTPILTASSPEGARDFLVPSRIHPGTFYALPQAPQQYKQLIMVSGFDRYFQIAPCFRDEDPRADRLPGEFYQLDLEMSFVEQDDVLSTMEPVLRDVFETFAAGKPVTQNFRRIPYDEAMRTYGSDKPDLRNPIEMQAVSDHFRDSGFKVFANILANDPKAEVWAIPAKTGGSRAFCDRMNSWAQGEGQPGLGYIFWRKEGDKLEGAGPIAKNIGEERTEAVRQQLGLADGDAAFFVAGDPKKFVSFAGAARTRAGEELNLVDRDRFELCWIVDFPFFEWNEEEKKIDFAHNPFSMPQGGIEALGGEDLLGIKAFQYDMVCNGFEIASGGIRNHLPETMVKAFETVGLDRATVEERFGGLYRAFQYGAPPHGGMAAGIDRIVMLLVGAKNLREVTMFPMNQQAYDLLMNAPSEATPQQLRELSLRVAAAKKEG; encoded by the coding sequence ATGCATCGTTACCGCAGCCATACCTGTGCCCAATTGAGAAAGAGCGACGTCGGCGCCGCCGTGCGCCTGTCGGGCTGGGTGCATCGCGTGCGCGACCATGGGGGCCTGCTGTTCATCGACCTGCGCGACCATTACGGCCTGACCCAGATCGTTGCCGATCCGGATTCGCCAGCCTTTCAGATCGCCGAGACCGTGCGCGGCGAATGGGTCATCCGTGTCGATGGCGAGGTCAAGGCGCGCCTGCCGGAGACCGCGAACGCCAACCTGCCGACCGGCGAGATCGAGATTTTCGCGCGCGAGATCGAAGTGCTGTCGGCGGCCAAGGAATTGCCGCTGCCGGTGTTCGGCGAGCCGGATTATCCGGAAGACATCCGCCTGAAATACCGTTTCCTCGACCTGCGCCGCGAGACGTTGCACAGGAACATCGTGGCGCGGACGAAGATCATCGCCGAAATGCGCAAGCGCATGGGCGAGGTCGGCTTCACTGAATTCTCGACCCCGATCCTGACCGCGTCGTCGCCCGAGGGCGCGCGCGACTTCCTGGTGCCGTCGCGCATCCATCCCGGCACCTTCTATGCCCTGCCGCAAGCGCCGCAGCAGTACAAGCAGCTGATCATGGTCTCCGGCTTCGACCGTTATTTCCAGATCGCGCCCTGCTTCCGCGACGAGGATCCGCGCGCCGACCGTCTGCCCGGCGAGTTCTACCAGCTCGACCTCGAAATGAGCTTCGTCGAGCAGGACGACGTGCTGTCGACCATGGAGCCGGTGCTTCGCGATGTGTTCGAGACCTTCGCCGCCGGCAAGCCGGTGACGCAGAACTTCCGCCGCATCCCCTATGACGAGGCCATGCGCACCTACGGCTCCGACAAGCCGGACCTGCGCAACCCGATCGAGATGCAGGCGGTTTCGGATCATTTCCGGGATTCCGGCTTCAAGGTGTTCGCCAACATCCTGGCCAACGATCCGAAGGCCGAGGTCTGGGCCATTCCCGCCAAGACCGGCGGCAGCCGCGCCTTCTGCGACCGCATGAACTCATGGGCGCAGGGTGAGGGCCAGCCGGGGCTGGGCTACATCTTCTGGCGCAAGGAGGGCGACAAGCTCGAAGGCGCCGGTCCGATCGCCAAGAACATCGGCGAGGAGCGCACCGAGGCGGTCCGCCAGCAGCTTGGCCTTGCCGACGGCGACGCCGCCTTCTTCGTTGCCGGCGATCCGAAGAAGTTCGTCTCCTTCGCCGGTGCGGCGCGCACCCGCGCCGGCGAGGAATTGAACCTCGTCGACCGCGACCGCTTCGAACTGTGCTGGATCGTCGACTTCCCGTTCTTCGAATGGAACGAGGAGGAGAAGAAGATCGACTTCGCCCACAATCCGTTCTCGATGCCGCAGGGCGGCATCGAGGCGCTCGGCGGCGAGGATCTGCTCGGCATCAAGGCGTTCCAATACGACATGGTGTGCAATGGCTTCGAGATCGCCTCCGGCGGCATCCGCAACCATCTGCCGGAGACCATGGTCAAAGCCTTCGAGACGGTCGGGCTCGACCGCGCCACCGTCGAGGAGCGCTTCGGCGGCCTCTACCGCGCCTTCCAGTACGGCGCGCCGCCGCATGGCGGCATGGCGGCCGGCATCGACCGCATCGTCATGCTGCTGGTCGGCGCCAAGAACCTGCGCGAGGTCACCATGTTCCCGATGAACCAGCAGGCCTACGACCTGCTGATGAACGCGCCCTCGGAAGCCACGCCGCAGCAGCTGCGCGAGCTGTCGCTGCGCGTCGCCGCCGCCAAGAAGGAAGGTTAG
- a CDS encoding MFS transporter, with amino-acid sequence MRFGLNLAPQHRVYAGFAIYSFAMGNIFPRLPDIKRAMDIEDGTLGLSLIGTPIGTLTALTLAAPVLERVGFRRALLGLVPLIAFAYAVAVHAPGPLALFLMLLPVGLMIGSVEIILNVEADRTEFLVGRRIMNRAHSFWSMGFFGAGLFGGALAHLGLSPQLHLALVVPMVAGSMMLFLGGYQPAPVRHAGTGDAAPMFARPTLPILVLVAVTLSAMLLEGASIDWSAIYMRTVFDTGPFVAGFTVALFAFSQATTRFFADSFVDRHSPSGVARVLLAAMAAGVLIVFLSPAPFFSMLGFALLGIGTSAIFPLAISAAAQRTDRSAAINVAALSQISFVAFLLGPPLLGFVSDHWGIRAAFGIGIPFIVLSLLTAGSLGRRPAKSAVPADEAPDPARKMLPQAGEA; translated from the coding sequence ATGCGTTTTGGTCTCAACCTTGCCCCTCAACACCGCGTCTATGCCGGGTTCGCGATCTATTCCTTTGCCATGGGCAACATCTTTCCGCGGCTCCCCGACATCAAGCGCGCCATGGATATCGAGGACGGGACGCTCGGGCTCAGCCTGATCGGGACGCCGATCGGCACCTTGACCGCGCTGACGCTGGCGGCGCCGGTGCTGGAACGCGTCGGCTTCCGCCGCGCGCTGCTCGGCCTGGTGCCGCTCATTGCCTTCGCCTATGCCGTCGCGGTGCACGCGCCGGGGCCGCTTGCCCTGTTCCTGATGCTGCTTCCGGTCGGCCTGATGATCGGCAGCGTCGAGATCATCCTCAATGTCGAGGCGGACAGGACAGAGTTCCTGGTCGGGCGCCGCATCATGAACCGGGCGCATTCCTTCTGGAGCATGGGCTTCTTCGGCGCCGGGCTGTTCGGCGGAGCGCTCGCGCATCTCGGGCTGTCGCCGCAGCTCCATCTGGCACTTGTCGTGCCGATGGTGGCAGGTTCGATGATGCTGTTTCTCGGCGGCTACCAGCCGGCGCCCGTCCGTCACGCCGGCACCGGCGACGCCGCGCCCATGTTTGCGCGGCCGACATTGCCGATCCTCGTCCTCGTCGCGGTGACGCTGTCGGCGATGCTGCTGGAGGGCGCCAGCATCGACTGGTCGGCGATCTATATGCGCACCGTGTTCGACACAGGCCCCTTCGTCGCCGGCTTCACGGTGGCGCTGTTCGCGTTCTCGCAGGCGACCACGCGCTTCTTCGCCGACAGTTTCGTCGACCGCCACTCGCCTAGCGGCGTGGCGCGCGTGCTGCTGGCAGCAATGGCGGCGGGTGTGCTTATCGTTTTCCTGTCGCCCGCGCCGTTTTTCTCGATGCTGGGCTTTGCCCTTTTGGGCATCGGCACCAGCGCCATCTTCCCGCTGGCTATCTCCGCCGCCGCCCAGCGTACCGACCGCTCCGCGGCGATCAACGTCGCGGCACTCTCGCAGATCTCCTTCGTCGCCTTCCTGCTCGGCCCGCCGCTGCTCGGCTTCGTCTCGGACCATTGGGGCATCCGCGCGGCCTTCGGTATCGGCATACCGTTCATCGTGCTCAGCCTGCTGACCGCCGGGTCGCTTGGCCGGCGGCCAGCCAAGTCCGCCGTGCCGGCGGACGAAGCG
- a CDS encoding DeoR/GlpR family DNA-binding transcription regulator, with product MLTDQRHQIIRDRLAAEGRVLAGELASHFGVSEDTVRRDLRELAKAGECRRVYGGAVASAPFAAATIGQRSGHAVEEKMRLASAAVRLLSAGQSLFVDGGTTNAAIARAIPRDLELTIATNSLGVASALSEHPHVELIVLGGRFVRDLGTCVGADTLAAIAQLGADLCFLGSCGLDASRGVTAFDSAEAEVKRAMARNSAGIVIAVTNDKLATAAPYRVAGAEAIRHLVVEKSAPAAILADFERQGAEIHFA from the coding sequence ATGCTGACCGATCAACGGCACCAGATCATCCGCGACCGCCTGGCGGCGGAGGGCAGGGTGCTGGCCGGTGAGCTGGCGAGCCACTTCGGTGTGTCCGAGGACACGGTCCGCCGCGACCTCCGGGAGCTGGCAAAGGCCGGCGAGTGCAGGCGCGTCTATGGCGGCGCCGTCGCATCGGCACCTTTTGCCGCCGCGACGATCGGTCAGCGCAGTGGCCATGCGGTGGAGGAGAAGATGCGGCTGGCGAGCGCGGCAGTGAGACTGCTTTCCGCCGGGCAGAGCCTGTTCGTCGACGGCGGCACCACCAACGCGGCGATCGCCAGGGCCATTCCGCGCGACCTCGAACTGACCATCGCGACCAATTCCCTCGGCGTCGCCTCGGCGCTGTCCGAACATCCCCACGTCGAGCTGATCGTGCTCGGTGGCAGATTCGTGCGCGACCTCGGGACCTGCGTCGGCGCCGATACGCTGGCCGCTATCGCGCAGCTTGGCGCCGATCTGTGTTTCCTGGGCTCCTGCGGTCTCGACGCCTCACGCGGCGTGACGGCGTTCGATTCGGCCGAGGCCGAGGTGAAGCGCGCCATGGCCAGGAACAGCGCCGGCATCGTCATTGCCGTCACCAACGACAAGCTCGCCACAGCGGCGCCCTACCGTGTCGCCGGGGCCGAAGCGATCCGCCATCTGGTGGTTGAAAAGTCGGCACCGGCCGCGATCCTCGCCGATTTCGAACGCCAGGGCGCTGAAATCCATTTCGCGTGA